In Esox lucius isolate fEsoLuc1 chromosome 3, fEsoLuc1.pri, whole genome shotgun sequence, the sequence gcttgacttgttgcttccaattttatttgtcaatttcaatttatttttaagggcaagaaggcagaggtagggggatgTTTCAGCTCTGCAcgtgaaggtaagaatgaaaattttggcggacactgcgatttgagttctgattgtaaaataaccagatatttaggactgaataattaactcctccaagaactgccaccttaacgtggtggaggggtttgagtacccgagtgaccctaggagctatgttgtctggggctatatgcccctggtagggtctcccaaggcaaacaggtcttaggcgacgggtcagactaagagcggttcaaaccccccttaatgatgaataaaattatgagtaccgtgacgtcgcccggtatggcgcagccggggccccaccctggagccaggcccggggttggggctcgtatgcgagcacctggtggccgggccttcccccatggggcccggccgggctcagcccgaacgggtgacgtggggccgccctcccgtgggctcaccacccacaggagggaccataaggggccggtgcgaagaggatcgggcggcagtcgaaggcaggggcctagacaacccgatctctggacacggaaactagctctagggacgtggaatgtcacctcgctggcggggaaggagcctgagttagtgcgtgaggttgagaggttccgattagaggtagtcggaatcacctctacgcacggcttgggctctggaaccacactccttgagagaggatggactcttcaccactctggagttgcccatggtgagaggcggcgggctggtgtgggtttgcttatagctccccagctctgccgccatgtgttggagtttaccccggtgaacgagagggtcgtttccctgcgcctacgggtcggggataggtctctcactgttgtttgtgcctacgggccgaacggcagtgcagagtacccgaccttcttggagtctctgggaggggtgctggaaagtgctccgactggggactctattgttctactgggggacttcaatgcccacgtgggcaacgacagtgacacctggaggggcgtgattgggaggaacggcccccctgatctgaacccgagtggtgttctgttattggacttctgtgctagtcacagtttgtccataacgaacaccatgttcaagcataagggtgtccatcagtgcacgtggcaccaggacaccctaggccgcaggtcaatgaacgactttgttgtcgtctcatctgacctacgatcatatgtcttggacactcgggtgaagagaggggcggagctgtcaactgatcaccacctggtggtgagttggatccgatggcgggggaggaagctggacagactcggcaggcccaagcgtactgtaagggtctgctgggaacgtctggccgagtctcctttcagagagatctttaactcccacctccggcagagctgacgggtaccgacaggccaagcgggctgcagcccgggtggttgtggaggcaaaaactcgggcctgggaggagttcggtgaggccatggagaaggactatcggctggcctcgaagagattctggcaaaccatccggcgcctcaggagagggaaacagtgccctaccaacgctgtttacagtagaggtggtcagctgttgacctcaactgaggatgtcgtcgggcggtggaaggagtacttcgaggatctcctcaatcccgctgtcacttcttccattgaggaagcagaggatgagggctcagaggtggactcgtccatcacccaggctgaagtcactgaggtggtcaagaaactcctcggtggcaaggcaccgggggtggatgagatctgccctgagtacctcaagtctctggatgttgtggggctgtcttggttgacacgcctgtgcaacatcgcgtggcggtcggggacagtgcctctgggatggcagaccggggtggtggtccctctttttaagaagggggaccggagggtgtgttccaactatagggggatcacacttctcagcctccccgggaaagtctatgccagggttctggagaggagaatacggccgatagtagaacctcggattcaggaggaacagtgtggttttcgtccgggccgtggaacactggaccagctctataccctctacggggtgttggagggttcatgggagtttgcccaaccaatccacatgtgttttgtggatttggagaaggcattcgactgtgtccctcgcggcatcttgtggagggtgcttggggaatatggggtcctgggtcctttgctaagggctgtcaggtccatgtacaaccgaagcaggagcttggtccgcattgccggcagtaagtcagacttgttcccagtgcatgttggactccggcagggctgccctttgtcaccggttctgttcgtaatttttatggacagaatttctaggcgcatccaggggccggagggtgtcaggtttggggaccacacaatttcgtctctgctctttgcagatgatgttgtcgtgttggccccttctaaccaggaccttcagcatgcgctgggacggtttgcagccgagtgtgaagcggtggggatgaaaatcagtacctccaaatctgaggccatggtcctcagtcggaaaagggtggcttgcccacttcaggttggtggagagtgcctgcctcaagtggaggagtttaagtatctaggggtcttgttcacgagtgagggaaggatggaacgggagattgacagacggatcggtgcagcttctgcagtaatgcagtcgatgtatcggtctgtcgtggtgaagaaagagctgagccacaaggcgaagctctcgatttaccagtcaatctacgttcctactctcacctatggtcatgagctttgggtcatgaccgaaaggacaagatcccggatacaggcggccgaaatgagctttctccgcagggtggccgggcgatcccttagagatagggtgagaagctcggtcacccgggaggagctcagagtagagccgctgctcctccacatcgagaggggtcagctgaggtggcttgggcttctttttcggatgcctccggaacgccttcctgggaaggtgttccggtcccgtcccaccgggaggagaccccggggaagacctaggacacgctggagggactatgtctcccggctggcctgggaacacctcggtgtccccccggaagagctagaggaagtgtctggggagagggaagtctgggcatccctgcttagactgctgcccccgcgacccggccccggataagcggaagaagatggtatggtatggtaattaactgtctgtctttactttcagaacatttggaggagatcaagtggctgactgaagagaaggttgagctgagggcacagctggctctacaatcaggtaaaaacaagacaatagttgcgctagcatgttgtcttcatgaaacatttcatttgtcttgaatgttatgcaattctcaaaatcatgtccgaccatttaagtacaatatctgattactgtattacgggacccataaggaagaatctttccactcatgaggctgtccagaaccaggtccccaggtaccagaaaggggcagctgaccgtgcaggtgggagatgtcacagtggtacaagggacctgctgTGAATAGGAATGACATCTCCAGAACAACCAATAtagctgctaagctgcagtactgtatttctttctctttttttaactgctgctatgtacagtgttatatatatgattgcattatcctcttaatatatttataggtatgtgtgaatgttcttaattctgactgtagttgtagtattatgccaccattcataagcttattgcgctgatgtatctatgattcaataactattgattgctgccattgtatattactgccattctagcccttgttttttttgtattgtgttatgtttattttgtacttttacattcaaatactgtaattttactatctgCTGCTGGACACGTTGCGgatattgttagaaggcattgtcatgaaagcggcccaccggcggcccgacTGCGACACGCTCTATTAAAAAAAGTGGCTGCCGCAGCGGCAAAAAGCTACGGTgtgccactggcgtgttgcttgctagGTAGCTACAGAGAGTTGGGTTTCTTCTTTCGCTTTGCCGTTTTCATAGTGTATGcagtagtagacaagggaggaactgacagtttgtcatcctggtctctatctgccattatagtttcttacagtaaacAAACTTCCATCCTTACGGCATgcttatgctatatataatatcattcAGGTAAGtgttcacaaaataagccaaggaggaaagcctgcctcgCAGAAGGCGACTGGCTGTAACGGGATTGGATGGGAAGTAATGGCGTgctaaaataatgaaattacaTTCCACTGGAActtaactttttattttttatttattgaataaatcctatctagtgcagctttaCAAAGTTATGTTGGCGCTGGTGTatcaccctgattggctgttggtgttaggatatcactctgattggctgtagttGTTAGGatatcattgattggctgttggtagaacaaaccatttttacagaaaaaagtTTAATCATAATGAGCAAAGagcaaaaaatatgattttcttcTTCTGTTAACTGTTAACCTTCTTGATAGTACTGAATACTAACATCgactgacaaattaataattatatttaagccaACCAAATGGGTTGTTTGACTGGGGCCGGGATAACTTTCACGGTCCCCCCTTGTCAGCTTCACTGGGTGGATAATTAATATATACTCTGCAATGACTGGATAATAAATGTACACTGTGCAGTGactatacattacattttagtaatttagcatatGCTCCTTGTGACTTAAAATGTAAGCTATAAAGTTATAAATGCTGCCATTTGTTATTCAGTTTTTTTGCTTTGAATGCTATAGTGTAACGTGGGATGTAGGAGCCAAACTTGAGGTAGTTTGTCAACCAGCAGATAAAGTTGTAGTGCatgaaaatgaaagtgacacCACAGTCTCTGACAGCTGTCAGTGGAGTGGCTCACTACTTTATAACTTTTGGCTAATGAGATCATGTTGATGTAGGCAGCTCACAACAGATGAGACTGCCTGCATAACTCACTGCACTAACCTTCATTTCAATGTATACTTCTTACAGTTAACTCTTGGTGGAATGACTTggtctgtgattggctgtctgaCAGTCTGACTTGGTTTTTGATTGGCTGTCTGACTTGGTGAAAGTGTGCTTTATGTTTTGTATTACTGTTGGAAAGTCAAACATATACAGTAGAGTCAGGATATCCACATGTTTTTTCATTGATTTTACATTCATTAATGGTgttgtttacaaaaatattttaatacaaaTCTTACAACATTTCAATAACATTGGTGAGGGTCCAATGACAGAGGGATTCCTTTGTAGACTAATGATGTCACTAGACaaagattatatattttttgttcatttagGCATTTCTGTCACATTCAGACATTTCAACAACAGGTGTGGGTAGAATACCATGAATACCATGTGGGTTGAATTCCATGAATACCATGTGGGTTGAATTCCATTAATACCATGTGGGCAGAATACCTCAAATACAATGTGGGTAGAATGCTACACTCTGGAAGGACAACCATGTTCTAAAACTCTTTAATGGTGATCTCATTTTATCATGGTGATATCAATTTAACATGGTGATATCAATTTAATACGGTGATGTCAATGCGAATAACTGAATCAGGGCCGTACTAAAAAGTAAATGGTCTTGTATCGAACAGTCAATAGCACTTTGATATAAACATGTAACAACACCACTATCACTCAACACCCAATTGGCTTCATTCACCTTCAAAACACCCAGATGCTGTGCTTTAAACCTCCTCTCATTGTTCCTAAGTAGTGCTTTGATCTAACTGTAGAAATGTTCTAATGGGCTGCAGCAGAACCGGGCCCCTAAATGAACCGTCTTATATTCGTGGCAATTTGTTCTGGAGTAGAAGCAAAGCACTTAGGCCCCTTTCCATCTTGCAGAGAACAGCCTGTACAAACACACCTGCAGAGAACAGCCTGTACACACACCTGCAGAGAACAGCCTGTACACACACCTGCAGAGAACAGCCTGTACACACACCTGCAGAGAACAGCCTGTACACACACCTGCAGAGAACAGCCTGTACAAACACACCTGCAGAGAACAGCCTGTACAAACACACCTGCAGAGAACAGCCTGTACAAACACACCTGCAGAGAACAGCCTTTACAAACACACCTGCAGAGAACAGCTTGTACACACACCTGCATAGAACagcttgtacacacacacacacacacctacagagaAGAGTCTGATTGCAGAAAGACTGATTTGGGGTATGTGGGATTTGGGGTCAACCCTTGGAGACATCCATatgtttctccatctctccttacATCTTTCCTGACATCCCTCCTTACATCCCTCCTGACATCCCTCCTGACATCCCCTCCTTACATCCTTCCTGACATCCTTCCTGACATCCCTCCTGACATCCCTCCTGACATCCCTCCTGACATCCCTCCTGACATCCCTCCTGACATCCCTCCTGACATCCCTCCTGACATCCCTCCTTACATCCCTCCTGACATTTTTCCTGACATCCCTCCTTACATCCCTCCTTACATCCCTCCTGACATCCCTGTCTTACATCCCTCCTGACATCCCTCCTTACACCCCTACCTCAACCTTAATCTATTACATGATAATCTGCAATAGTTACCTGGACTACCAAACCTCCATCCTAGGTCTAGACACTCTAGCAATCATAGCCTGCCTTCACCGTACCCAACCAAGCTCCACCACACGGCACCATGCTTCAACCCACCTTGCCCTGACTCCACCCTGCCCAGCTTCAACTCAGTCTTTACCCTACCCTGCCTATGTCTAGACTCCAACCTGCCCAGCCTCTGCCCAATCTCCACCCAGCTCATCCTCCACCCTGCCCAGTCCATAACAATAACCTTTCCAACAGAGTACTGAGCAACTCTAATCGGAATACTGAGAAACTCTAGTCGGAGTACTGAGCAACTCTAGTCAGAGAACTGAGCAACTCTAGTCGGAGTACTTAGCAAATCTAATCGGAGTACTGAGCAACTCTAGACGGAGTACTGAGCAACTCTAGACGGAGTAATGAGCAACTCTAGACGGAGTAATGAGCAACTCTAGTCGGAGTACTGAGCAACTCTACTCGGAGTACTGAGCAACTCTAGTCAGAGAACTGAGCAGTACCGTactctacacacacatgcatactttactgtactgtacaaacacacacatactgtaaactcacacacacatactgtactgtacacatacttacatactgtactgtacaaacacatacacacagtgctGTACTCATGTCTTTTATGAAGGGGACCATTTGTAGTACATTACCCACAGCAAGTACTCCTGTATTTGAACAAGGGGACCATTAtcttacattttatataatatattattttacatttttaaaagaataTTTAAAAGTACCCCTCAAATGAGTAGAAGAGCTCAGATGAGGAAAGATTATTGTTGAAATAGTGtttaaaatctatttatttaaaGGAATTGTGTTAGGGtctttaaaatctatttaattacAGCATGTCTACATGCATTTTGATCAAATGCAAGTACATAATGTTGAAAGTGCTCAGTTACTTTTTTTGTACTTTGTTCAtattcatgaaaaaaatatatattagacCACCATGTATATGCGGGTTATACCTGAGCGGAATATGtacaaaaagcaaaaaaaacgatattattattaaaatatttattttaatggctTCActtaatacataaatacatgtttgGGTAACACAGGCGCAGTGTACTGCTTGGTTAGATCATATCATATATAATAACTCAGCTGGATGGATGAGTGTATACACACAGAGTCAGGGTCAAGGATAACAGAGGGGCTACAAATAGGTCAACCTCCGTCCTTTGTTCCTGACTCTCTGTCTGTACCTCCGTCCGAGGACGGCCGCCAGGTATTTCTTTACAGCCATCTGCTTTCTGTAACGACTGTAGCTATCTGTGAAGATGCCATCTGAGTGACGCTTCGATAATGGCTGTGTTTCATCCTCCATGCTGCTGTCCTCACTGAAACACAACGACAAAtatgttacatttacattttagacattttgcAGACACAGTTATCGAGAGCGACCTATATTAGGGAGTTTATACATGTTTATAAATCCATTGACACACACCCAAAATAGATCCTactaaatacagctccggaaataattaagagaccactgtacctttttctttcctttctagaAAAGTCaaaaaataaggttttgagtgaggaacagaagggttaaaattaagagaccactacacccttttctttcctttccaaaaaagttgaaaaggaaagttttgagtgaggaacagaagtcttcaatttgcagtggtctcttaattttaaccctactgctcctcactcaaaaacttttttggaaaggaaagaaaaaggtgtagtggtctcttaatgttttccagagctctaGGTCCAAAGCCAATCCAGAACATATGTAGATCCTACAGTATAGATTTTACTAAAaagatcaacaacaacaaaaacaacagcacaCATGAATTATACCCAGAACACTGTACAGATCATATTGCATAGATTTAATGGAGTAGTAGAATACATATCATAGATCCTATGACCCTGGTCACACTACAGAGGTGCTACAACATTAGATCCTACATAGATTCAGCTCAATGACCAGCCTGATTAATTATCTCAGATCTAACTGAAATTAATCCTACAGTCTCAGCATCAATATTAATCATGTTATCTAAATGACCTACATTAGCATTTTAGTAATCTCTTGTAATCCACATACAGTCAGTGTAGTCTTTAGATATAGGTATGAACTCTATTTCACTGTCACAGTAAGTAGTTATCTCCTTTAAAAAAGCCACTTACTTATGTTACACAAAGGCTGTATTAGTTCTAAACAGAGGTTTCATCCCCTAGACAACTCTTCTAAACAGAGGTTTCATCCCCTAGTCAACTCTTCTAAACAGTGGTTTCATCCTCTAGACAACTCTTCTAAACAGAGGTTTCATCCCCTAGTCAACTCTTCTAAACAGTGGTTTCATCCTCTAGACAACTCTTCTAAACAGAGGTTTCATCCCCTAGACAACTCTTCTAAACAGAGGTTTCATCCTCTAGACAACTCTTCTAAACAGTGGTTTCATCCTCTAGACAACTCTTCTAAACAGAGGTTTCATCCTCTAGACAACTCTTCTAAACAGAGGTTTCATCCCCTAGACAACTCTTCTAAACAGTTCATCATTAAATGGTAAAATATTCTGCTGCATGTTTTCAACAACAGTGCGACAATATCAACCCTGGGACACTGTGTAGTCTATCAACTAATCAATGGAGGTTATCAACTAATCTGAGTAGTCTATCAACTAATCAATGAAGGCTATCAACTAAACTAAATAGTCGTTTCAACTAATCAATGGAGGCTATCTGCTTCTCATCAAGAAAAATCTATACAAGGTGACCACCAATTAACACCACTATAAACGACCATAAACAACTATATAAGTAGTTCAACGTAACAGAAAACCACAGAGATAATGTGGGCAGGGTCCCTTACCCTACTTGTATTGTCATCATAGAATTGAGATAATGTGGGCAGGGTCCCTTACCCTACTTGTATTGTCATCATAAAAGTGAGATAATGTGGGCAGGGTCCCTTACCCTACTTGTATTGTCATCATATAAGTGAGATAATGTGGGCAGGGTCCCTTACCCTACTTGTATTGTCATCATAAAAGTGAGATAATGTGGGCAGGGTCCCTTACCCTACTTGTATTGTCATCATATAAGTGAGATAATGTGGGCAGGGTCCCTTACCCTACTTGTATTGTCATCATATAAGTGAGATAATGTGGGCAGGGTCCCTTACCCTACTTGTATTGTCATCATATAAGTGAGATAATGTGGTCAACACAGGTCAGCAAGTAGAGCCCAGAGTTTAAACTAAGCATGGAGAATCTGCGTTTAGCaccttttatattttcttattcaattttttattattatgatgttgatgttttcatttgagtatttgtttttatgttactgtattttcatatttttctttgtacatTGAATTGCTACCTATATAAATGAACTTGCTTGCTTACCCTACTCGTATTGTCATCAGAGAAGTCAGATATTGCCTTGCTGTCAGCTGGCCCAGGATCTCTCTCAATGCTCTATCCACTTCCTCCTCCGCATGCCTCTCTGTTCTGAAAGAACAAAACTAGTCAATGGAACAGCATCAACTGGAGACAACTCTGTCAATGAGCATCTGGACAGGAAAACAAAAGGTAACTATACTCATCTGTCAAATACTGGGTATCATCCATGTTCACCTACTTCTATCTTATcgatatttataataattttaaaacggAGTACCCTAAGATATATACAAGTTTATGGTTATCAAGATTGGTAGGCTATTTCTCCCAATTCAGCTATAGAATCACGTAACCATCTCTTTTTTACCTTTTCTCTGGTGGATAGTATAGTGTGTAAACATTGTCTGCTAAAGAAGGCGGACTTCGGATCGACATCTGGTCATGGTCGAATGACAAGTCGGGCAATGTATTTCCCTCCTCGTCATATGCGTCGTTTTGAAGTCTGGATagagaagaaaaatatttaattaatttattgataGGCTATATGTGATCATTCGAATTAATTGTAATGAAACAGCGGTCTAAAGAGCTTAGAATTTGCATTATAATTATTTCAACAAATTTTGTTTGTTCTCATATTTAAGTTGTGTAAAATCTGCtaagtataaataaataattattgtttaaaATCAAAGGAATTACTGGATATAATTCAGGTTCTGTcacaacaaattattatttaaaatcatcGTTCGgttattttaacatatttaagaCCTAAATCGAATTACGTGTTAGAATTACGTGAAAAATTTATCCTCATAAAACAGGATCATTTGGTAGTCTATTCAAAAATAGCCAGTAAGGTAAATAAAAGGTTTGAATATTCCACTGTGATTCTAAAACGCTTATTTGAGCAAGGGACGTTCTTGCAAATAGAAATATTTAAGTGGTTAATTATGAATAACTtttaaaaaatttattaaatACGTCTGGAACCCCACCTTTCTCCGGTGACGCAGTCCGTTGTCATCCCAAGGCTATCCTCCGGTCGGTAACATTAACATAGTACCACTCTTTTTAATTCAGGGCGTTGCCATGCAGGCTTTCCACCATCATTTAATAAGAGGAGTTCTATTGTTTTATCCGAACGGGACTTCTGTATTGACTGTATAACATTCGGCACGTTCAAATACATGGATGAtaaagatttaaaaacaaatattatttgtaatagTTGCCATTATTTTTAAAGCAACACTTTTACATATGACATTCAACACCGGACCTATAATAACGTGTTTTTCTACATAAAAATAGTTGAATATTCCAATATGTATAGCTGATGTCGGCagatgaaaatataaatttcgTTTTAATCAATATATCTTGATGAAGAATAGACACGGTATCGGCCTGAGATGTGGCCAAATCAGAAGCAATCTATTTTTCACACACATGAACCATCAGAATGAATAGCTGTTTAAAATACACGTATTTAAAATCTGTATTAGATACATACGAATCGTCAGAAAATCGGCTATAAATACAaatcagaaataaaatataaattcaatACACTTAAATAACTAGAAtgattatttataaataaagcCTTAATGAACCTACCGAATCTTGGGGTAACTGAGTCCAATGGGAGAACAGTGAACACTATAGTGCATCAAGATCCCGTAGACCAACAGCGCTAAAGTGGACGGATTACACCGGGCCATGCTGAAAGGTAACACAGACTATTACAACATTACTTATTTAAAGATAAAATGTTACATAAATACTGTTTAATTATAACATTTTAAGCAGATATAAGCAGTTACAACTATATATAAAcacatgcattaaaaacaaacaaattgtaAGTATCACAAACAAAATTAAACAggctaaaataaaattacacagCGCCTTCACATGCTTTGTGCTGCAAGTCAATCATGTTTTACTTTCAGTAGGCTATTAATTGAATTTCTGCAAAACACTTTCAAAAGAAAACGCAGTATTCATAGTTATGATTATTAGTCATATAATCagtaaaaaaatcacatttattcaATGCAAAACCAGAGTAAGATTTCGctgaatccccccccccccccattttacAAAGTTTGGGAGTGCCGGTGTATAGCACTTGGATGCGACACTGAATCCAGTTCCAAGCACGTCGAAGTGGATATCTGATTAAAAATGCATTCCACTACTTTTCTTTCTTATATGATTTCAGTTTAAAGTCAGTGACGAAATAAAACATCTTGGCGGGGGATCAGAAGCTGGGAAGAGGGTAGCGTACCTAAAGGAGATGCTAAACAGAGCGCTGTGCTGAAGCGGGCGCGGCGGTGGATGTGATACTGATCTTCCTCCTAACCACAACTCCGTCTCTTCCTTCTTTGCTGTGTCTCTCAAGCACGTCACTTCACCCACCCGCCGTAGTTAAAACACAATATGGATAAAACGCGCCTTCGGAAAAAACCGAACCTCAGCAGGAAATAATGTTGCTTTCGGTGTCCATTTCGTTGATGTAAACTTCTATCCTGATATCATGAGTTGTATCTACCGATCATCAGCCGTGCCTTTTTACTGTAATGATGTTGCA encodes:
- the adcyap1b gene encoding adenylate cyclase activating polypeptide 1b, with translation MARCNPSTLALLVYGILMHYSVHCSPIGLSYPKIRLQNDAYDEEGNTLPDLSFDHDQMSIRSPPSLADNVYTLYYPPEKRTERHAEEEVDRALREILGQLTARQYLTSLMTIRVGEDSSMEDETQPLSKRHSDGIFTDSYSRYRKQMAVKKYLAAVLGRRYRQRVRNKGRRLTYL